A section of the Lepus europaeus isolate LE1 chromosome 10, mLepTim1.pri, whole genome shotgun sequence genome encodes:
- the CENPB gene encoding major centromere autoantigen B: MGPKRRQLTFREKSRIIQEVEENPDLRKGEIARRFNIPPSTLSTILKNKRAILASERKYGVASTCRKTNKLSPYDKLEGLLIAWFQQIRAAGLPVKGIILKEKALRIAEELGMDDFTASNGWLDRFRRRHGVVSCSGVARARGRNAAPRAPAAPASPAAVPSEGGGGGGGTTGWRAREEQPPSVAEGYASQDVFSATETSLWYDFLPDQASGLCGGDGRARQATQRLSVLLCANADGSEKLPPLVAGKSAKPRAGQAGLPCDYTANSKGGVTTQALAKYLKALDTRMAAESRRVLLLAGRLAAPSLDTSGLRHVQLAFFPPGTVHPLERGVVQQVKGHYRQAMLLKAMAALEGQDRSGLQLGLMEALHFVAAAWQAVEPSDIAACFREAGFGGGPNATITTSLKSEGEEEEEEEEEEEEEEEEEEEEEGEGEEEEEEEEEEGEEEEEGGEGEELGEEEEVEEEGDVDDSDEEEEEEEEEESSSEGLEAEDWAQGVVGAGGSYGGYGAQEEAQCPTLHFLEGGEDSESDSEEEEEGDEEEDDDEDDEDDEEDGDEVPVPSFGEAMAYFAMVKRYLTSFPIDDRVQSHILHLEHDLVHVTRKNHARQAGVRGLGHQS, encoded by the coding sequence ATGGGCCCCAAGCGGCGGCAGCTGACGTTCCGGGAGAAGTCGCGGATCATCCAGGAGGTGGAGGAGAACCCGGACCTGCGCAAGGGCGAGATCGCGCGGCGCTTCAACATCCCGCCGTCCACGCTGAGCACCATCCTGAAGAACAAGCGCGCCATCCTGGCGTCGGAGCGCAAGTACGGGGTGGCCTCCACCTGCCGCAAGACCAACAAGCTGTCCCCTTACGACAAGCTCGAGGGCTTGCTCATCGCCTGGTTCCAGCAGATCCGCGCCGCCGGCCTGCCGGTCAAGGGCATCATCCTCAAGGAGAAAGCGCTTCGGATAGCCGAGGAGCTGGGCATGGACGACTTCACCGCCTCCAACGGCTGGCTGGACCGCTTCCGCCGGCGCCACGGAGTGGTGTCCTGCAGCGGCGTGGCCCGCGCCCGGGGGCGGAACGCGGCCCCCCGGGCCCCCGCGGCCCCTGCCAGCCCGGCCGCCgtgccctcggagggcggcggcggcggcggcggcacgaCGGGCTGGCGCGCTCGCGAGGAGCAGCCGCCGTCGGTGGCCGAGGGCTACGCGTCGCAGGACGTGTTCAGCGCCACCGAGACCAGCCTGTGGTACGACTTTCTGCCCGACCAGGCCTCGGGGCTGTGCGGAGGCGATGGCAGGGCGCGCCAAGCCACCCAGCGCCTGAGCGTCCTGCTGTGTGCCAATGCCGACGGCAGCGAGAAGCTGCCCCCGCTGGTGGCCGGCAAGTCCGCCAAGCCCCGCGCGGGCCAGGCCGGCCTGCCCTGCGACTACACCGCCAACTCGAAGGGTGGTGTCACCACCCAGGCCCTGGCCAAGTACTTGAAGGCCCTGGACACCAGGATGGCTGCAGAGTCCCGCCGGGTTCTGCTGCTGGCCGGCCGCCTGGCCGCGCCGTCCCTGGACACCTCGGGCCTGCGGCATGTGCAGCTGGCGTTCTTCCCCCCGGGCACCGTGCACCCACTGGAGCGGGGAGTGGTCCAGCAGGTGAAGGGCCATTACCGCCAGGCCATGCTGCTCAAGGCCATGGCCGCACTGGAGGGCCAGGATCGCTCAGGCCTGCAGCTGGGCCTCATGGAGGCCCTGCACTTCGTGGCTGCGGCCTGGCAGGCGGTGGAGCCCTCAGACATAGCTGCGTGCTTTCGGGAGGCCGGCTTTGGGGGTGGCCCTAACGCCACCATCACCACTTCTCTCAAGagtgagggggaggaagaggaggaggaggaggaagaagaagaggaggaggaggaagaagaagaagaagaggagggcgaaggggaggaggaggaggaggaagaggaagaagaaggggaggaggaggaggaaggaggggaaggagaggagctgggagaggaagaggaggtggaggaggagggggatgtGGATGACAgtgatgaagaggaggaggaggaggaggaagaggagagctcCTCCGAGGGCTTGGAGGCCGAGGACTGGGCCCAGGGGGTCGTGGGGGCCGGTGGGAGCTACGGGGGCTACGGTGCCCAGGAGGAGGCTCAGTGCCCTACCCTCCACTTCCTGGAAGGCGGGGAGGACTCGGAATCggacagtgaggaggaggaggaaggtgatgAGGAGGAGGACGATGACGAAGACGACGAAGACGATGAGGAGGATGGTGACGAGGTGCCCGTGCCCAGCTTCGGGGAGGCCATGGCTTACTTTGCCATGGTCAAGAGGTACCTGACCTCCTTCCCCATTGACGACAGGGTGCAGAGCCACATTCTCCACTTAGAACACGATCTGGTCCACGTGACCAGGAAGAACCACGCCAGGCAGGCTGGCGTGCGGGGTCTCGGGCATCAGAGCTGA
- the SPEF1 gene encoding sperm flagellar protein 1 isoform X1 has translation MASNVDEEALHQLYLWVDNIPLSRPKRNLSRDFSDGVLVAEVIKFYFPKMVEMHNYVPANSLQQKLSNWGHLNRKVLNKLNFSVPEDVMRKIAQCAPGVVELVLIPLRQRLEERQRRRKQGSGSLQELAPQDGSGYMDVGLSQKAQRESVPDPEAGAQLRGNQPPVPRPLGHSQVLQGNPNFILQIAEKDQELLASQETVQVLQMKVRRLEHLLQLKNVRIEDLSRRLQQAERKQRRMECFPEPRSHMRRPGKPPKAVPGTWGPSLVLPALGLGGQAPGSIHNPRTWSPQSSEDKSLSIQDSSRCPRRWVKQPPAADRPPCRSRVVTCDPAWDWRPQKLERKG, from the exons ATGGCGAGCAACGTGGATGAGGAGGCGCTGCACCAGCTGTACCTGTGGGTAGACAACATCCCTCTGTCCCGACCCAAGCGAAACCTCTCTCGGGACTTCAGTGACGGAG tcctggttgCAGAGGTCATCAAGTTTTACTTCCCCAAGATGGTGGAGATGCACAATTATGTCCCTGCCAACTCCCTCCAGCAGAAGCTCAGCAACTGGGGTCATCTGAACAG GAAGGTGCTGAACAAGCTGAACTTCTCAGTCCCGGAGGACGTGATGCGCAAGATTGCCCAGTGTGCCCCGGGCGTGGTGGAGCTGGTGCTCATCCCACTCAGGCAGCGCCTGGAGGAGCGGCAGAGACGAAGGAAGCAGGGCTCTGGCTCCCTGCAG GAGCTGGCTCCCCAAGATGGCAGTGGCTACATGGATGTGG GTTTGTCCCAGAAGGCCCAAAGGGAGAGTGTCCCAGACCCTGAAGCAGGAGCACAGCTCAG GGGGAACCAGCCGCCTGTGCCCCGGCCTCTAGGGCATAGCCAAGTGCTACAGGGCAACCCAAACTTCATCCTCCAAATTGCTGAAAAGGACCAGGAGTTGTTGGCCTCACAGGAGACCGTGCAG GTCCTGCAGATGAAGGTGAGGCGCTTGGAGCACCTGCTGCAGCTCAAGAATGTGCGCATAGAGGACCTCTCCCGCaggctgcagcaggctgagcgGAAACAGCG GAGAATGGAATGCTTTCCAGAGCCCAGAAGCCACATGCGGAGACCTGGCAAGCCCCCCAAAGCAGTGCCCGGCACCTGGGGCCCCTCCTTGGTGCTTCCGGCACTGGGCCTTGGGGGGCAGGCCCCTGGTTCCATCCACAACCCTAGAACCTGGTCCCCGCAGAGCTCTGAGGACAAGAGCCTCTCCATCCAGGATAGCTCTCGCTGCCCTCGGCGATGGGTGAAGCAGCCCCCTGCAGCTGACCGGCCTCCTTGCCGCTCCAGGGTGGTCACCTGTGACCCAGCTTGGGACTGGCGGCCacagaagctggagaggaaggggTGA
- the SPEF1 gene encoding sperm flagellar protein 1 isoform X2, whose protein sequence is MASNVDEEALHQLYLWVDNIPLSRPKRNLSRDFSDGVLVAEVIKFYFPKMVEMHNYVPANSLQQKLSNWGHLNRKVLNKLNFSVPEDVMRKIAQCAPGVVELVLIPLRQRLEERQRRRKQGSGSLQELAPQDGSGYMDVGLSQKAQRESVPDPEAGAQLRGNQPPVPRPLGHSQVLQGNPNFILQIAEKDQELLASQETVQVLQMKVRRLEHLLQLKNVRIEDLSRRLQQAERKQR, encoded by the exons ATGGCGAGCAACGTGGATGAGGAGGCGCTGCACCAGCTGTACCTGTGGGTAGACAACATCCCTCTGTCCCGACCCAAGCGAAACCTCTCTCGGGACTTCAGTGACGGAG tcctggttgCAGAGGTCATCAAGTTTTACTTCCCCAAGATGGTGGAGATGCACAATTATGTCCCTGCCAACTCCCTCCAGCAGAAGCTCAGCAACTGGGGTCATCTGAACAG GAAGGTGCTGAACAAGCTGAACTTCTCAGTCCCGGAGGACGTGATGCGCAAGATTGCCCAGTGTGCCCCGGGCGTGGTGGAGCTGGTGCTCATCCCACTCAGGCAGCGCCTGGAGGAGCGGCAGAGACGAAGGAAGCAGGGCTCTGGCTCCCTGCAG GAGCTGGCTCCCCAAGATGGCAGTGGCTACATGGATGTGG GTTTGTCCCAGAAGGCCCAAAGGGAGAGTGTCCCAGACCCTGAAGCAGGAGCACAGCTCAG GGGGAACCAGCCGCCTGTGCCCCGGCCTCTAGGGCATAGCCAAGTGCTACAGGGCAACCCAAACTTCATCCTCCAAATTGCTGAAAAGGACCAGGAGTTGTTGGCCTCACAGGAGACCGTGCAG GTCCTGCAGATGAAGGTGAGGCGCTTGGAGCACCTGCTGCAGCTCAAGAATGTGCGCATAGAGGACCTCTCCCGCaggctgcagcaggctgagcgGAAACAGCGGTGA